The genomic DNA TGCGCCACACCCCGTGGGCCCCTGCGGGCCTCGCAGAGTCTAGCCCATCACGCCGGTCGTCCGGACCCGTCGTCCGCGGGCCTGGACGTCAGCGTCAGCAGCGTCGCCTCCGGCGGGCAGGCGAACCGCACCGCGGAGTACGGGGACGTGCCCAGCCCGGCGGAGACGTGCATCCAGGCGGTGCGGCCGCCGGCCGTGTTCTGCGACAGGCCCTTGACCCTCGCGGTGTCGAGGTCGCAGTTCGTCACCAGCGCGCCGTAGCCGGGGATCGCCACCTGCCCGCCGTGCGTGTGCCCGGCCAGCACGAGGTCGAGGCCGTCGGCGGTCATCGCATCGATGACCCGTCGGTAGGGCGCGTGCGTCACGCCGATCGCCACGTCGACCTCGTCGCGGTCCACCGGCCCGGCGACCTCGGCGTAGTGGTCGCGGCGCAGGTGCGCGTCGTCCGTACCGCGGAACCCCAGCCGCACGCCCTGCACCTCGATCGTGGTGGTGGTGTGGGTGAGGTCGGTCCAGCCGCGGCGCGAGAACGCCTCGCCGAGGTCGACCCAGGGGAGCGCGCGGGCGGGCTCGGGGTCCTTCGCATGGGCACCCCGGTGGGTGAGGTAGCGCAGCGGGCTCTTGAGCACCGGCGCCGAGTAGTCGTTGGAGCCCCAGACGTAGACGCCGGGCACGTCGAGCAGCCGGCCCAGGCTCTGCAGGACGAAGGGCACCGCGTCGGGGTGCGCGAGGTTGTCGCCGGTATCGACGACCAGGTCGGGCTCGAGGCCCGACAGCTCGCTGAGCCAGCGCTGGCGCCGGGTGCGCGTCGGCGTCATGTGGATGTCGGAGACGTGCAGGACGCGGATGTCGCGCGCCCCCGGCGGCAGCACGGGCACGGAGAACCGGCGCAGGCGGTAGGCGTCGACCTCGTACAGGCCGGCGTACGCGAGCGTCCCGGCCCCGACCAGCCCGGCGACGCCCAGGCCCTGCAGCCCGCGGCGGGCCCATCGAGGAGGGGTCGGCACGCGCTCAGGCTACAGGTGGCGCCCGGCGGTCGAGCCGCTCCGGACGGGCGCAAACCCGTACGGCGTGCAGGCCGCCTGCTGCCAGACTGGGCCCCATGCCCGACACGACGACCCCGCTCAAGGAGCGCCTCCGCACCGACCTGACCGCCGCCATGCGCAGCCGTGACAAGCTGCGCTCCGGCACCATCCGCATGGTCCTGGCCGCCATCCAGGAGGCCGAGGTCGCCGGCAAGGAGGCTCGCGCGCTGACCGACGAGCAGGTGCTCGACGTCGTCGTGCGCGAGGCGCGCAAGCGGCGCGAGGCGCACGAGGCGTACGCCGCCGCCGACCGCCCCGAGCTCGCCGAGAAGGAGCAGGCCGAGGCCGAGGTGCTCTCCGACTACCTCCCGCAGGCGATGACGCCGGAGGAGATCGCCGCGGTCGTGACCGCGGCGGTCCAGCA from Microlunatus sagamiharensis includes the following:
- a CDS encoding metallophosphoesterase — protein: MPTPPRWARRGLQGLGVAGLVGAGTLAYAGLYEVDAYRLRRFSVPVLPPGARDIRVLHVSDIHMTPTRTRRQRWLSELSGLEPDLVVDTGDNLAHPDAVPFVLQSLGRLLDVPGVYVWGSNDYSAPVLKSPLRYLTHRGAHAKDPEPARALPWVDLGEAFSRRGWTDLTHTTTTIEVQGVRLGFRGTDDAHLRRDHYAEVAGPVDRDEVDVAIGVTHAPYRRVIDAMTADGLDLVLAGHTHGGQVAIPGYGALVTNCDLDTARVKGLSQNTAGGRTAWMHVSAGLGTSPYSAVRFACPPEATLLTLTSRPADDGSGRPA
- a CDS encoding GatB/YqeY domain-containing protein → MPDTTTPLKERLRTDLTAAMRSRDKLRSGTIRMVLAAIQEAEVAGKEARALTDEQVLDVVVREARKRREAHEAYAAADRPELAEKEQAEAEVLSDYLPQAMTPEEIAAVVTAAVQQTGAAELGMKGMGKVMGVVTPQTKGRADGGAVAAEVRRQLAG